The following DNA comes from Croceicoccus sp. YJ47.
CCACGCATCGGCATGATGCTGGTCGCGATCGCCGGGCCGGGGAGCAATTTCCTGCTTGCGCTCGTCGGCGCGGTGTTGCTGGGCACGGTTGCAGGTCTGGCCGGGCCGGATGCGGCGGGCGTCGCCGGTTTTGCGCTGACCTCGCTCTATTATTTCATCGCGATCAATATTTTCCTCGCGCTGTTCAACCTGCTGCCGATCCCGCCCTTCGACGGGTCGCATATCGTGGAGGGGCTTCTCCCGCGCCGGGCGATACCGGCCTATGAGCGGCTCCGTCCGGCGGGCTTTGCGCTGGTGGTGATCCTGCTGCTTGTGGTGCCGTACGTGTTTCCGGGGCTCGGCATCGTGGAAAACGTCATCCTGCCGCCGGTGCAATGGCTGCTCGACAAATATATCGGCATCGCGGATCTTGTCGCCGGGTTCCGCACATGACGAACGGCTGGATCATACTCGACAAGCCGCTCGAACTCGGATCGACGCAGGCAGTTTCGGCGGTGAAGCGCAACCTGCGCGAGGCCGGGCTGGGCAAGGTGAAAGTGGGCCATGGCGGCACGCTCGACCCGCTGGCGACCGGCGTGCTGCCGATCGCATTGGGCGAGGCGACGAAGCTTGCGGGCCGGATGCTCGACGCGACGAAGGAATATGCCTTTACCGTGCAATTCGGCAGCGAGACCGACACGCTCGACACCGAAGGCAAGGTCATCGCCGAAAGCGACCGGCGCCCGCCGTTCGCCGCGATTGCGGCCGTGCTCGACCATTTCACCGGCCCGATCGAACAGGTGCCGCCGACCTATTCCGCGCTCAAAATCGATGGTAAGCGCGCCTATGACCGTGCGCGCGCGGGCGAGGACGTCGAGATGACATCGCGCCGCGTGACGATCCACGCGCTCGCCCTCGCGTCCGAGCGGCGGGACGAGAGCATCGCGGGCAGCTTCGCGACGGCGGGAGGAAGGCCCGACCCTTACGACCCTGGGGCCCCGCTCGAACTTGCCGAATCGGTCACGCTGCTGGCAAAAGTGTCGAAGGGTACCTATATACGGTCCCTGGCGCGCGATATTGCGCGGGCGCTGGGCACCTATGGCCACGTGACCATGCTGCGCCGCACGCGCGCAGGCCCGTTCGGCGAGGCGCAGGCGATTTCGCTGGACATGCTGAATGAAATCGGCAAGGGCGCGCCACTTGAACGCATTCTCCTGCCGGTAGAGGCGGGGCTGGACGACATCCCGGCCCTCTCCCTTTCCCCGGACGCGGCAGGGGCGGTCCGACAGGGCCGCAAATTGTCCGGGCTTGCCGAACCCGACGGAACCTACTGGGCGAAATCGGGCGAAACGCCGGTCGCCCTCATCGAGGTTGCGGATGGCGAGGCAAGGGTCCTTCGGGGCTTCAACCTTTAACAGGATGTCGCGGAGTAAGACTATGTCGGTTACCGCCGAAGAAAAACAGCAGATCATCCAGGACCACGCCCGCCACGAAGGCGACACCGGCAGCCCGGAAGTGCAGGTCGCCATCCTGACCCAGCGCATCCGCAACCTGACCGGTCACTTTGACGCGAACCACAAGGATAACCATTCGCGTCGCGGCCTGCTGGTCATGGTCAACAAGCGTCGTAGCCTGCTCGCCTATCTGAAGAAGATCGATGTCGAGCGGTATAACGAGCTGATCAAGAAATTGGGCCTGCGCAAGTAAGCCGAGAGTTACGGGAAAGCGGCCTCATCAAACGGGCCGCTTTTTCGCTTATGGGGTTTGCGCCACGCCGCGACCCCCGATCAAGGGCAAGGCGAACGCAATCCGGCGTCGCCGCCTGCAAACAGGGGCCGATTTGCCCCGCACCGGACCGGGACGGATATTCCCGGCAAGGAAACCCCGCCTGAGCAATCTGGCCTACGGGATTGAGGAAAGTACATGTTCGACACGAAAACCGTATCGATCGAGTGGGGCGGCAAGACGCTGACACTCGAAACCGGGCGCATCGCCCGTCAGGCCGACGGCGCCGTTCTGGCGACCTATGGCGAAACCGTGGTGCTGTGCGCCGTCACCGCCGCGAAGAAGGTGAAAGAGGGCCAGGATTTCTTCCCCCTCACCGTTCACTACCAGGAAAAATTCTCGTCCGCTTACCGTATTCCCGGTGGCTTCTTCAAGCGTGAGCGCGGCGCGACCGAAAAGGAAACGCTGACCAGCCGCTTGATCGACCGTCCGATCCGTCCGCTCTTCCCCGAAGGGTTCTACAACGAGATCAACGTCATCGCGCAGGTCATGTCCTATGACGGCGAGACCGAACCCGATATCGTCGCGATGATCGCCGCGTCCGCCGCGCTGACCATTTCGGGCGTGCCCTTCATGGGGCCGATCGGCGCGTGCCGCGTCGGTTACGAAGACGGCGAATACACGCTGAACCCGTCGCAGGCGCATGCCGCCGACACCGCGCTCGACCTGATCGTGGCGGCGACCGGGAATGCCGTGATGATGGTCGAATCCGAAGCCAAGGAGCTTTCGGAAGAGATAATGCTGGGCGGCGTGATGTTCGCGCATGACGAGTGCAAGAAGGTCGTCAACGCGATCATCGACCTCGCCGAGAAGGCCGCGAAGGATCCGTGGGAAATCGACGTCAGCGACGACCAGTCGGCGATCAAGGAAAAGCTGCGCGGGATCGTCGGCAACGACATCGCCGCCGCCTATCGCCTGACCGACAAGTCGGAGCGTTCGGACGCGCTCAACGCCGCCCGCGCCAAGGCGAAGGAGGCCTTCGCCGACGAAGACGGCCAGACGCAGATGACCGCCGTTAAGGCCGTGAAGAAGCTGGAAGCCGAAATCGTGCGCGGCGCCATCCTCAAGGACGGCACCCGCATCGATGGCCGCACCACGACGCAGGTTCGCCCGATCGAGGCGATCGTCGGCCTGCTGCCCCGGACCCACGGTTCGTCGCTCTTCACCCGCGGCGAAACGCAGGCCATCTGCACCACCACCCTTGGCACCAAGGAATCGGAGCAGATGATCGACGGGCTCGAGGGCCTGACCTATTCGAACTTCATGCTGCACTACAACTTCCCGCCCTATTCGGTCGGTGAAGTCGGTCGTTTCGGGGCGCCCAGCCGCCGCGACATCGGCCATGGCAAGCTTGCGTGGCGCGCGCTTCGTGCGGTGCTGCCGACGAAGGACGATTTTCCCTACACCATCCGCGTATTGTCGGACATCACCGAGTCGAATGGCTCGTCCTCGATGGCGACGGCGTGCGGTGGCTGTCTGTCCATGATGGACGCCGGCGTGCCGATCACGCGCCCGGTTTCGGGCATCGCCATGGGCCTCATCCTCGAAGGCGAGGAATTCACCGTGCTGTCCGACATCCTGGGTGACGAAGATCACCTCGGCGACATGGACTTCAAGGTGGCCGGGACCGAACAGGGCATCACCTCGCTTCAGATGGACATCAAGGTCGCGGGCATCACACGCGAGATCATGACCCAGGCGCTGAGCCAGGCGAAGGAAGGCCGCGCGCATATCCTGGGCGAAATGACCAAGGCGCTGGGCTCCGCCCGCACCGAGATTTCGCAGCACGCCCCGCGCATCGAGACGATCCAGATCGACAAGTCGAAGATCCGCGACGTCATCGGGACCGGCGGCAAGGTGATCCGCGAGATCGTCGCCGAAACCGGTGCGAAGGTCGACATCGACGACGAGGGCCTGATCAAGATCAGCAGCTCCGACAACAGCCAGATCGAGGCCGCGAAGAAGTGGATCGAAGGCATCGTCGAGGAAGCCGAAGTCGGCAAGGTCTACACCGGCAAGGTCGTGAACATCGTCGATTTCGGCGCATTCGTGAACTTCATGGGCGGCAAGGACGGGCTCGTCCACGTGTCGGAAATGAAGAACGAGCGCGTGGAAAAGCCGACCGACGTCGTGTCCGAAGGGCAGGAAGTGAAGGTCAAGGTGCTCGAAATCGATCAGCGCGGCAAGGTTCGCCTGTCGATGCGCGTCGTCGACCAGGAAACCGGTGAAGAGCTCGAAGACACCCGCCCGCCGCGCGAACCGCGCAGCGACCGGGGCGAACGCTCCGATCGGGGCGACCGCGGCGGTGATCGCCGTCCGCGTCGCGATGGCGACCGGGGTGGTCGTGGCGGACGCGGCCCGCGCCGCGAAGGCGGCAATCGTGGCGGCCCGGCCGACAAGGGCGAAGGCCCCGACCACATGCCGGCGTTCCTGAAGGACGACGATTGATCTGATCGCCGCGAGGCATCGGACATGAAACGGGCCGCGAGGGGAAACCTTCGCGGCCCTTTCTTTGCGCCGTCGCCGCAGGCACCGGCGGATGCTGTCCGCTTCGCTCACGCGAGGCGGCAGGGCGCACCCGTGGTGGCCCGTGCACGATCCCGGCGATAGGAAGAGGAGACTGGTGGAGCCGAGGGGAATCGAACCCCTGACCTCGTCATTGCGAACGACGCGCTCTCCCAACTGAGCTACGGCCCCGTTCCAGTCGTGTTCGCGGGCATATCTTCATCCGGCGAACGCGGCGCTGTTACCGCATGATGAGGCTGAGGCAAAGGGGGATTTTTCAAAATCCGCCCTTTGCCCGCCGGTTATCGATTATTGGCCGGTGGTGGTGACCGGCGGCGTCGTGCCATTCGGATCGGCGGAGGTCGCACCCACAGCAACCGGTGCCTCCGGAACCGGGGGAGCCGGCACGATCTGCGGTTGCAGAACGGGCGGAACGGCATTGACAGGGTCGGTCACGACCGTCCCTCCGGTCGCGGGCACGCCAGCGTTGGCCGCCGCGGGATCGACGGGATTGCCATTCGCATCGACCGCCACCGGCGCGATGATCGGTGCGGGCGCGAAACTGCGCGGCGTGTAGGGATAGGGCTTCCCGTAAGTGGCGAGATATCGGGCCTCCCACGCGGCGGCTTCTGCCTTGTACGCCTCGTACCGCTTGAAAAAGGCGAGAAACGGCTCTTCCATGCGGAGCAGCATGCCCGGCGCCGCCTCGCTCAGCCCGCCCTTCGGCATCAGCGCGAGCTCCTCGCTTACCGCGAGCGCGATCGGGCAGAACTCGTCCTCCATCGCAGGCAGCGCGAAATAATTATAGACCTGCGTCATGTAGGCGTCCTGCGGATCGCGGAACGTGGGGCCGTATTTCTGGCGAAATTCGCTATCCACCGTGCGGCCCGCGGCGGCGAGGTCGCGCGTGTGCGTTTCGAGAAACGCGCCATAGCGTTCCGCCATCGGTTCGTAGATCACGCCGTCGCAATTGAGCGCCGCGACATTATACGCAGAGCGCAGGTTCCAGACCGCCTGCGCCGGGGTCACCCACGTATTGACCGTCTGACGCACCCCGGTCGGATCGGTGCGCGGCACCTGAAGCCCTTCGTGGGCGCGGTTGGGCGCCAGAGGGCGGGCGGGGAATGCTTCCGGCTCGGGCGGCGGCGGCGGCGGCGGCGCCGGTTCGGGCGTGGAGGAACATGCCGCGATCGCGGTCATGCTGGCCAGGGCGGCCAATCGAAAAATCGTGGAAATGCGTCCCGCCATGCTATGCGACCCTCTCTCAATTCGGGGAGATATACCGACATTCGATCTGACCGATGGGCGATGACCGCAGCGTGAAGCGCTTGCAGCCCCGAAACAGATCGTGTCCGAACCCCCTTATGCGCCAAGCCGGGGCCGCTCGTAAATGGCGAATATCCAACAAAATGCCCGGCCGGATCGGGTCCGGCCGGGCACATGCTGTCATCGCCATTTCGTCATCCGGCCCGCCCGTGCGGACCGGAAGCGAGGGAGCAACCGCGATCAGTCGCGCTGCCCCATGAACATCAGCAGGAACTGGAACATGTTGATGAAATCGAGGTACAGCGAAAGCGCACCAAGGATCACCGCCTTGCCCATGAAATCCGTGCCGGCGAGCTGAAAATACTGACGCTTCAGCCGCTGCGTGTCATAGGCGGTCAGCCCTGCGAAAATCAGTACGCCGAGAAAGCTCACCGCCCACATCAGCGCCGCGCTCTGCAGGAAAATGTTGATCACCGACGCGATCAGCAGGCCGATGACGCCCATGATGAGGAAGCTGCCCATGCCGGACAGGTCCTTCTTCGTGGTGTAGCCGAACAGGCTGAGGCCGGCGAACGCACCCGCGGTTGCAAAGAACGTCGCCGCGATCGACGCGCCGGTATAGACGGCAAAAATCGTCGACATCGACGCACCCATGAGCGCCGCGAACGCCCAGAACAGGATCTGCAGCGTGCCTTGCGAAAAGCGGTTCGCGCCGAACGACATCGCAAAAACGATGGCCAGCGGCGACAGCACGATCAGCCACATCAGCGGCGAAGTCATGATCGCCACGCCAAAGGCGGTGTTCGCCATGACGAATGCCACCACGCCGGTCAGCGCGACGCCCATCGCCATATAATTATAGATCGACAGCATGTATTTGCGCAGGCCTGCGTCAAAGCCCTCCCGCGCCTGCATACGCCCGTCGAGGCCCGTGGACGCGCCGAAGCCCGTCCGGGTGGGCTGGGGATCGTTCCAGTTTGCCATTGTGTCCTAACTCCTCTGCCAACCCGCGACAAGGCGGGCCGTTGCATGCAATATCGGCCCGATCGCCCCCGAATTCAAGGGAAACCGGGCTACGACGACCTTGCGTTACAATCGGATACCAACGGGAAACAAATGTTTAACGCCGGTATCGTTTCGGCCGGTTCAGGCCTCTTTGGCCATCGCGATGCTGCGATCGCGCGCGTTGCGCAGCGTATCGGTCATCAAGGTCAGCATGCGGTCGTTTTCATCGAGCGTGTCCAGCCCGGCCTGCGTCACCCCGCCCGGCGATGCGACGCGGCGCGCCAGTTCGCCCGGCGAATGTTCGCTGTTCGCGGCAAGCGCGGCGGACCCTTCGACTGTGGCGAGCGCGAGCCGATCGGCCTGTTCGCGCGGCAGGCCAAGCTCGGTCGCGGCCTTGGCAAGCGAATCGATGAAGCGATAGACGAAGCCCGGCCCCGATCCGGCGAGGGCCGTGACGAGATCGAACAGGCTTTCATCCGGCAGCCATTCGCCCTGCCCCAGCGGCGCGGCGAGCGCATCGACCATGGCGCGCTGTTCGTCGCCGACATCCTTGCCGACGAGTGCGAGCGGCGATTTGCCGAGCGCCGCCGACAGGTTCGGCATGACGCGCACGATACCGCCCGCGCGCGGAAATTTCGACGCCAGCGTATCGAGCTGCGTCCCCGCCAGGATCGACAGCACGACCGTGTCACTCCCGATGAGCGGTTCGATGTCCGGCGCATTGTCGTTGAGCATCTGCGGCTTGATGCCGAGCATCACCGCATCGAACGTCTCGCCCTTGGGAAGTTCCTTGAGCAGGCGCACGCCATCGGGCGCATCCTCGCGATAGGGGTCCGCGATGGTGAAGATCGCCGGATCCACCCCCCCTGCGAGCCAGCCGTCCAGCATGGCACCCGCCATGTTGCCGCAACCGATCAACAGCATCGAGCCGGGTGTTTTCGTCGTCATCACGTTCATAATCTCAAGCTTCTCCTGCGGCATCGACGAGCGCGGATTGCAAGGCCGTCTGCGCGTCGCGATCGCCCCATAAAACGAATTGAAACGCCGGATAGAACCGGTCGCATTCCTCGACGGCCACCTCCACGGCGGTCTGCGCCTGTGACAGGCTAAGTAAGCCATCATCGCCCAGCATCAACCCGTGGCGGTAAAGCAGGACCGATCCGTTGGACCAGATATCGAAATGACCCAGCCACAATTGTTCGTTCACCAGGGTCATCAATTCGAACATCGTAACCCGCTTGTCCTGCGGCACGCGCGTTTCGGGCAGGCACAGCAATTGAAGCACGTTATCCTCGTGCCGCCAGATCGCGCGCAGCTGATACTTGGCCCAGGCGCCCTGCACCTCGCCGCTGATCTCGTCCTCGCCGATGAGTTCGTAGGGCCAGCTGCGCGCCTCGAAGAGCGACATCAGCATGTCGACGGGGGCCAGCTCCTCCTGGGTGCTCATCATTTTGCGTCCTGTCGTCATCGTCGCTCCCGCCGCATGGATCGCCCGCCCCGCGCGTGATGCGGGGCCAGCCTTCATGCTCGTGCCCTGCCGCACCCCCGCTTGCCAATCCGCGCCCCATGCCGCACCGGGGCATAACCCCACACAGCTGTGCAGACCATGTGGAAAACGACCCTCCCTGTGCCGGGATGGGTCGCATCGGTCATTCGCCCCTGCTGCGCCGGGCGCGTCGCCGCGATGCTTTCGCCCTGTCGGAGCGTGCCCTGTCGGAGCGTGCTTGCGGATCGGCAGCGATCGCGTCCATGCGCGGGAAACGCCCGAAGGTGGCCGCGGCGACCTGCTGCGCATTGCTCAGCCTCGGCATGACCCGCATATAGGGCGAAATCTGCGCGGCGAGTTCGGCCGGCAAGACCGTGCCGAGCAGTGCGACCGCCTCGCGCTCGTTCCCGCTGATGGCGAGCATGAAGGCCCGCGTGCGCCAACCCGAAAGGTCCTGCCGTTCGAGCAGCGGACGCAATACGGCATCGCCGGCGGCAAAATCGCCCCCGACGGCAAGGCTGAGCGCGTGGCGCCGGGTCAGCTCGTCCGCGACGTAATTATTGGGCGGAACGTCGCGCTGCTGCAGCAATTGCGCGGCAATCCGGTAGTAATACTGGGCCGAGGGCTGATCCCCGATGAGGTCGTAGGCGAGCGCGCGATCCGCGGCGAGATCGGCGACGGGCGCGCCATTGGCCTCGGCCTTCGCGAACTGGTCGAGCGCGGCCTGCGGCTCGCCCCGCAAGGCGAGGATCGCCGCCCGCACGGATGCAATGACAGGATCCGCCGGTGCGTGCTTCTCCGCTTCCTCGACATAGGTCAGCGCCGCTTCCGGATCGCCCAGCCGCACCGCCGCCACCGCAGCCTCGCGCAGCGCCCCCAGATTGTCGGGATCGCGCAGGAGCACCGCGCGCGCATCCGTCAACGCGATCTGATCCGGGCCGGGCAGCGGCTGCACCACCGGCACGGCCGCGACCGGCGAAACCGCGACGCCAGCGCCCGCCCCCACCGTCAGAACGGCGGCCAGGACCGGGCGCAGGCGGCGCGCCATGCCGGCGGAAAAGCCACGCATGCGCTTAACGATTGTTGCGACCCAGGAAGCGCGGGATGTTGAGTGCGCCATCGTCATCGTCGTCATCTTCGAGATCGACACGGCAGTTGTCGCGGCGGGGCGCATCGCGGCTTTCGTCGCGGCGGTCGTCCCGTCCGCG
Coding sequences within:
- the rpsO gene encoding 30S ribosomal protein S15, with protein sequence MSVTAEEKQQIIQDHARHEGDTGSPEVQVAILTQRIRNLTGHFDANHKDNHSRRGLLVMVNKRRSLLAYLKKIDVERYNELIKKLGLRK
- the truB gene encoding tRNA pseudouridine(55) synthase TruB; this translates as MTNGWIILDKPLELGSTQAVSAVKRNLREAGLGKVKVGHGGTLDPLATGVLPIALGEATKLAGRMLDATKEYAFTVQFGSETDTLDTEGKVIAESDRRPPFAAIAAVLDHFTGPIEQVPPTYSALKIDGKRAYDRARAGEDVEMTSRRVTIHALALASERRDESIAGSFATAGGRPDPYDPGAPLELAESVTLLAKVSKGTYIRSLARDIARALGTYGHVTMLRRTRAGPFGEAQAISLDMLNEIGKGAPLERILLPVEAGLDDIPALSLSPDAAGAVRQGRKLSGLAEPDGTYWAKSGETPVALIEVADGEARVLRGFNL
- a CDS encoding site-2 protease family protein: MNETLYLAAALIVPLIIAIVFHEVSHGFVARMLGDHTAERKGRLTLNPVRHVDPVGTLLVPGVLAMLSMPVFGWAKPVPVAKNRLRNPRIGMMLVAIAGPGSNFLLALVGAVLLGTVAGLAGPDAAGVAGFALTSLYYFIAINIFLALFNLLPIPPFDGSHIVEGLLPRRAIPAYERLRPAGFALVVILLLVVPYVFPGLGIVENVILPPVQWLLDKYIGIADLVAGFRT
- a CDS encoding Bax inhibitor-1/YccA family protein, yielding MANWNDPQPTRTGFGASTGLDGRMQAREGFDAGLRKYMLSIYNYMAMGVALTGVVAFVMANTAFGVAIMTSPLMWLIVLSPLAIVFAMSFGANRFSQGTLQILFWAFAALMGASMSTIFAVYTGASIAATFFATAGAFAGLSLFGYTTKKDLSGMGSFLIMGVIGLLIASVINIFLQSAALMWAVSFLGVLIFAGLTAYDTQRLKRQYFQLAGTDFMGKAVILGALSLYLDFINMFQFLLMFMGQRD
- a CDS encoding M48 family metallopeptidase → MRGFSAGMARRLRPVLAAVLTVGAGAGVAVSPVAAVPVVQPLPGPDQIALTDARAVLLRDPDNLGALREAAVAAVRLGDPEAALTYVEEAEKHAPADPVIASVRAAILALRGEPQAALDQFAKAEANGAPVADLAADRALAYDLIGDQPSAQYYYRIAAQLLQQRDVPPNNYVADELTRRHALSLAVGGDFAAGDAVLRPLLERQDLSGWRTRAFMLAISGNEREAVALLGTVLPAELAAQISPYMRVMPRLSNAQQVAAATFGRFPRMDAIAADPQARSDRARSDRAKASRRRARRSRGE
- a CDS encoding YbjN domain-containing protein, coding for MMSTQEELAPVDMLMSLFEARSWPYELIGEDEISGEVQGAWAKYQLRAIWRHEDNVLQLLCLPETRVPQDKRVTMFELMTLVNEQLWLGHFDIWSNGSVLLYRHGLMLGDDGLLSLSQAQTAVEVAVEECDRFYPAFQFVLWGDRDAQTALQSALVDAAGEA
- the pnp gene encoding polyribonucleotide nucleotidyltransferase, giving the protein MFDTKTVSIEWGGKTLTLETGRIARQADGAVLATYGETVVLCAVTAAKKVKEGQDFFPLTVHYQEKFSSAYRIPGGFFKRERGATEKETLTSRLIDRPIRPLFPEGFYNEINVIAQVMSYDGETEPDIVAMIAASAALTISGVPFMGPIGACRVGYEDGEYTLNPSQAHAADTALDLIVAATGNAVMMVESEAKELSEEIMLGGVMFAHDECKKVVNAIIDLAEKAAKDPWEIDVSDDQSAIKEKLRGIVGNDIAAAYRLTDKSERSDALNAARAKAKEAFADEDGQTQMTAVKAVKKLEAEIVRGAILKDGTRIDGRTTTQVRPIEAIVGLLPRTHGSSLFTRGETQAICTTTLGTKESEQMIDGLEGLTYSNFMLHYNFPPYSVGEVGRFGAPSRRDIGHGKLAWRALRAVLPTKDDFPYTIRVLSDITESNGSSSMATACGGCLSMMDAGVPITRPVSGIAMGLILEGEEFTVLSDILGDEDHLGDMDFKVAGTEQGITSLQMDIKVAGITREIMTQALSQAKEGRAHILGEMTKALGSARTEISQHAPRIETIQIDKSKIRDVIGTGGKVIREIVAETGAKVDIDDEGLIKISSSDNSQIEAAKKWIEGIVEEAEVGKVYTGKVVNIVDFGAFVNFMGGKDGLVHVSEMKNERVEKPTDVVSEGQEVKVKVLEIDQRGKVRLSMRVVDQETGEELEDTRPPREPRSDRGERSDRGDRGGDRRPRRDGDRGGRGGRGPRREGGNRGGPADKGEGPDHMPAFLKDDD
- a CDS encoding pyrroline-5-carboxylate reductase, with amino-acid sequence MTTKTPGSMLLIGCGNMAGAMLDGWLAGGVDPAIFTIADPYREDAPDGVRLLKELPKGETFDAVMLGIKPQMLNDNAPDIEPLIGSDTVVLSILAGTQLDTLASKFPRAGGIVRVMPNLSAALGKSPLALVGKDVGDEQRAMVDALAAPLGQGEWLPDESLFDLVTALAGSGPGFVYRFIDSLAKAATELGLPREQADRLALATVEGSAALAANSEHSPGELARRVASPGGVTQAGLDTLDENDRMLTLMTDTLRNARDRSIAMAKEA